In a genomic window of Gossypium arboreum isolate Shixiya-1 chromosome 9, ASM2569848v2, whole genome shotgun sequence:
- the LOC108457130 gene encoding 1-aminocyclopropane-1-carboxylate oxidase homolog 1-like isoform X1 → MAASFTRDSGTQTPTTYDRFQELKAFDDSKSGVKGLVDAGITKIPRIFCRPKVEDHDSVKPIPTQFTIPVVDLENIKTRSDEVVEGIRKAGGEIGFFQVVNHGVPQSVLEEMLAAARGFHELPSEVKKSYYTREKTKKVIYGSNFDLYESRFANWRDTLFCVMGPEPLHPQQLPLVCRDITMEYSKQIHKLGTTLFKLLSKAIGLTPDHLIGLDCSKGHCLLSHYYPACPEPELTLGTAKHSDPDFLTILLQDHIGGLQVFHQNQWFDVPFLPGALVVNIGDLLQLISNDKLKSVEHQVLANEKGPRVSVACFFTPHLYPSTRIYGPIKELLSKENPPLYRETTVEDFISYYDSKGLDEKSALAHFKLQP, encoded by the exons ATGGCTGCTAGCTTTACAAGAGATTCCGGCACCCAAACTCCAACTACTTATGACAGATTCCAAGAACTCAAAGCCTTTGACGACTCTAAATCAGGCGTCAAAGGTCTCGTCGACGCCGGAATAACCAAAATTCCCCGGATTTTCTGCCGGCCGAAGGTGGAGGATCATGATTCCGTCAAGCCAATCCCAACCCAGTTCACGATTCCAGTGGTTGACCTTGAAAACATTAAAACCCGGTCCGATGAGGTGGTGGAAGGAATCCGGAAGGCGGGTGGGGAGATTGGGTTCTTCCAGGTGGTCAATCATGGGGTGCCCCAAAGTGTGTTGGAAGAGATGTTGGCGGCGGCGCGTGGGTTTCACGAGCTTCCATCCGAAGTAAAGAAATCATATTATACTAGGGAGAAGACGAAAAAGGTTATATATGGAAGTAACTTTGATTTATATGAGTCGAGATTTGCAAATTGGAGGGACACTTTGTTTTGTGTTATGGGACCTGAACCTCTTCACCCTCAACAACTGCCTCTTGTTTGCAG AGATATAACAATGGAGTACTCGAAACAGATTCATAAATTAGGAACAACTTTATTTAAGTTACTATCTAAGGCAATAGGGCTAACTCCCGACCACCTCATAGGGTTGGATTGTTCGAAAGGGCATTGTCTTTTGAGTCATTATTACCCGGCATGTCCTGAACCTGAACTGACTCTGGGAACTGCAAAGCACTCTGATCCTGATTTCCTCACCATCTTACTTCAAGATCATATTGGTGGACTCCAAGTTTTTCATCAAAATCAGTGGTTTGATGTTCCTTTTCTGCCTGGGGCTTTGGTTGTTAACATTGGAGATCTCTTACAA CTTATATCAAATGACAAACTGAAAAGTGTGGAACATCAGGTATTGGCAAATGAGAAAGGCCCCAGAGTGTCAGTGGCATGCTTTTTCACTCCACATTTGTACCCTTCAACCAGGATTTATGGACCAATTAAGGAATTATTGTCGAAAGAAAACCCTCCATTGTACCGTGAGACCACAGTTGAAGACTTCATTAGTTACTATGATTCCAAAGGACTTGATGAGAAATCTGCACTTGCACACTTCAAGTTGCAACCTTAG
- the LOC108457130 gene encoding 1-aminocyclopropane-1-carboxylate oxidase homolog 2-like isoform X2 produces the protein MAASFTRDSGTQTPTTYDRFQELKAFDDSKSGVKGLVDAGITKIPRIFCRPKVEDHDSVKPIPTQFTIPVVDLENIKTRSDEVVEGIRKAGGEIGFFQVVNHGVPQSVLEEMLAAARGFHELPSEVKKSYYTREKTKKVIYGSNFDLYESRFANWRDTLFCVMGPEPLHPQQLPLVCRDITMEYSKQIHKLGTTLFKLLSKAIGLTPDHLIGLDCSKGHCLLSHYYPACPEPELTLGTAKHSDPDFLTILLQDHIGGLQVFHQNQWFDVPFLPGALVVNIGDLLQVLANEKGPRVSVACFFTPHLYPSTRIYGPIKELLSKENPPLYRETTVEDFISYYDSKGLDEKSALAHFKLQP, from the exons ATGGCTGCTAGCTTTACAAGAGATTCCGGCACCCAAACTCCAACTACTTATGACAGATTCCAAGAACTCAAAGCCTTTGACGACTCTAAATCAGGCGTCAAAGGTCTCGTCGACGCCGGAATAACCAAAATTCCCCGGATTTTCTGCCGGCCGAAGGTGGAGGATCATGATTCCGTCAAGCCAATCCCAACCCAGTTCACGATTCCAGTGGTTGACCTTGAAAACATTAAAACCCGGTCCGATGAGGTGGTGGAAGGAATCCGGAAGGCGGGTGGGGAGATTGGGTTCTTCCAGGTGGTCAATCATGGGGTGCCCCAAAGTGTGTTGGAAGAGATGTTGGCGGCGGCGCGTGGGTTTCACGAGCTTCCATCCGAAGTAAAGAAATCATATTATACTAGGGAGAAGACGAAAAAGGTTATATATGGAAGTAACTTTGATTTATATGAGTCGAGATTTGCAAATTGGAGGGACACTTTGTTTTGTGTTATGGGACCTGAACCTCTTCACCCTCAACAACTGCCTCTTGTTTGCAG AGATATAACAATGGAGTACTCGAAACAGATTCATAAATTAGGAACAACTTTATTTAAGTTACTATCTAAGGCAATAGGGCTAACTCCCGACCACCTCATAGGGTTGGATTGTTCGAAAGGGCATTGTCTTTTGAGTCATTATTACCCGGCATGTCCTGAACCTGAACTGACTCTGGGAACTGCAAAGCACTCTGATCCTGATTTCCTCACCATCTTACTTCAAGATCATATTGGTGGACTCCAAGTTTTTCATCAAAATCAGTGGTTTGATGTTCCTTTTCTGCCTGGGGCTTTGGTTGTTAACATTGGAGATCTCTTACAA GTATTGGCAAATGAGAAAGGCCCCAGAGTGTCAGTGGCATGCTTTTTCACTCCACATTTGTACCCTTCAACCAGGATTTATGGACCAATTAAGGAATTATTGTCGAAAGAAAACCCTCCATTGTACCGTGAGACCACAGTTGAAGACTTCATTAGTTACTATGATTCCAAAGGACTTGATGAGAAATCTGCACTTGCACACTTCAAGTTGCAACCTTAG
- the LOC108457131 gene encoding electron transfer flavoprotein subunit beta, mitochondrial: MKIMVAVKRVVDYAVKIRIKPDKSGVETQNVKMSMNPFCEIALEEALKIKESGLAKEVVAVTMGPSNCVDTLRTGLAMGADRGIHVEAARDLVPLSVAKVLKKLVEVENPGLLILGKQAIDDDCNQTGQMIAALLGWPQGTFASKVVLDKEKQVATVDREVDGGLETLCLDLPAVITTDLRLNQPRYATLPNIMKAKSKPIKKYTPEELNVEIKSDLEVVQVTEPPKRKAGVILSSVDELIDKLKNEAHVI, encoded by the exons ATGAAGATAATGGTAGCCGTAAAGCGAGTCGTGGATTATGCCGTTAAGATCAGAATCAAACCCGATAAG aGTGGGGTTGAAACCCAGAATGTGAAGATGTCGATGAATCCGTTTTGCGAGATAGCTTTAGAAGAGGCTTTGAAAATTAAGGAATCTGGGTTGGCTAAGGAGGTCGTTGCGGTCACCATGGGACCTTCGAACTGCGTCGATACGCTTCGAACGGGTCTGGCTATGGGTGCTGATAGAGGGATCCACGTCGAAGCTGCTCGTGATTTGGTTCCTCTCAGTGTTGCTAAGGTTTTGAAGAAGCTTGTTGAGGTTGAGAATCCTGGGTTGCTCATTCTTGGAAAGCAG GCAATCGATGACGACTGTAATCAAACAGGGCAGATGATAGCTGCGCTACTCGGGTGGCCTCAAGGAACATTTGCTTCAAAA GTTGTGTTGGACAAGGAGAAACAGGTGGCAACTGTAGATAGAGAGGTGGATGGTGGTCTTGAAACACTCTGTTTAGACTTACCTGCTGTGATAAC CACTGATTTAAGACTGAACCAGCCAAGGTATGCAACGCTTCCCAACATAATGAAGGCGAAATCAAAGCCGATAAAGAAGTATACTCCGGAAGAGTTGAATGTCGAAATCAAATCTGATTTAGAGGTTGTTCAAGTCACTGAACCTCCCAAGAGAAAAGCCGGAGTGATACTCTCGTCTGTCGATGAGCTGATTGACAAGCTTAAGAATGAGGCTCATGTAATTTGA